In one Nitrososphaera viennensis EN76 genomic region, the following are encoded:
- a CDS encoding Hsp20/alpha crystallin family protein: MMFVGAMYVMTARGGQNGASFILITIAAGFVIYWVREIRKMSSPAEQKVAMPRNVEQKDWVYDLIKNNDGAMVFVAEVPGPEDQIDVRLSAGMLKIKGGQNFARDVQLDMSTAAEMGISDYKYRNGVLTIRMQKKV, translated from the coding sequence TTGATGTTTGTCGGCGCCATGTACGTCATGACGGCAAGAGGCGGCCAGAACGGCGCCAGCTTTATCCTCATCACAATCGCGGCGGGGTTCGTCATCTACTGGGTGCGCGAGATCCGCAAGATGTCTAGCCCGGCCGAACAAAAGGTCGCAATGCCCCGCAACGTGGAACAGAAGGACTGGGTCTATGACCTCATAAAGAACAACGACGGGGCGATGGTGTTCGTGGCAGAGGTGCCCGGCCCGGAGGACCAGATAGATGTCCGGCTGTCGGCAGGCATGCTAAAGATAAAGGGCGGCCAGAACTTTGCAAGGGACGTGCAGCTTGACATGTCGACGGCTGCTGAAATGGGCATATCCGACTACAAGTACAGAAACGGCGTGCTCACGATAAGGATGCAAAAAAAGGTCTAG
- a CDS encoding UbiX family flavin prenyltransferase, producing MRLVIAVTGASGVIYGIRALEALKKLRVETHLILSEWGEKTIKIETDKTGDYVRSLATKVYEDNNMAAPVSSGSFKTDGMAVIPCSMRTLASIANGLDDTLVSRAASVCIKEGRKVVIVPREAPLSKIHLENMSKLAGIHNIVIMPAMPGFYHRPQTMDDLIDHVVGKALDQFGIDHGLFRRWGERAGGKMA from the coding sequence GTGCGACTGGTAATAGCCGTAACGGGCGCCTCCGGAGTGATATACGGGATACGCGCCCTTGAGGCGCTCAAAAAGCTAAGGGTGGAGACGCACCTCATCCTCAGCGAGTGGGGCGAAAAGACCATCAAGATAGAGACCGACAAGACGGGCGACTACGTCCGCTCGCTTGCAACCAAGGTGTACGAGGACAACAACATGGCCGCGCCTGTTTCTTCCGGCTCGTTCAAGACAGACGGCATGGCAGTCATCCCGTGCAGCATGCGCACTCTTGCAAGCATTGCAAACGGGCTTGACGACACGCTGGTGTCAAGGGCCGCCAGCGTCTGCATCAAGGAGGGCAGAAAGGTGGTCATAGTGCCAAGGGAGGCGCCGCTGTCAAAAATCCACCTTGAAAACATGAGCAAGCTTGCCGGCATACACAATATCGTAATCATGCCGGCGATGCCCGGCTTTTACCACAGGCCGCAGACCATGGACGACCTGATAGACCATGTTGTGGGCAAGGCGCTTGACCAGTTTGGAATCGACCACGGGCTTTTCAGGCGCTGGGGCGAGCGTGCCGGCGGCAAGATGGCATAA
- a CDS encoding VOC family protein — MPRPIHFDLTADNPERAVKFYQSVFGWKFEKWDGPMEYWMCTTGDKDEPGINGGLSRKGDSGMPAMNTIGVANVDEFSKKIASSGGKVVMPKSPIPGVGWFATCQDTEGNLFGIIQEDKNAK, encoded by the coding sequence ATGCCAAGACCGATACATTTCGACCTGACGGCAGACAACCCCGAAAGGGCGGTCAAGTTCTACCAGAGCGTGTTTGGATGGAAGTTTGAAAAATGGGACGGGCCGATGGAGTACTGGATGTGCACCACCGGCGACAAGGACGAGCCGGGCATAAACGGCGGCCTCTCAAGGAAGGGCGATTCGGGAATGCCTGCCATGAACACCATAGGCGTAGCAAACGTTGACGAGTTTTCCAAAAAGATAGCCTCAAGCGGCGGCAAGGTAGTCATGCCCAAGTCGCCGATACCGGGCGTCGGCTGGTTTGCCACCTGCCAGGATACCGAGGGCAACCTCTTTGGCATAATTCAGGAAGACAAGAACGCCAAGTAA
- the cas1 gene encoding CRISPR-associated endonuclease Cas1 yields the protein MILEISSHGSVLKRQNDLFVVKNQDGTSEIPAEKVDAIMVSANVLISSQAVKLCIEKNIQLVVADWAGRPMARLWTSTAGKSTELRRKQYVNQETPMAVQLSLELVRAKLKGQREFLLDLKNNRKAEVPEITRAIAVISEALLQVGKLAIDGRTKQTLLGFEGTSASAYFRAISAVLPAKWSFERRSQYPALDGFNALLNYAYGIAYSDVEKIIILSGLDPNAGFYHADSYGKPTLSFDLMEPVRPLVDRTVTSLFSKKMVSESWFEDRDGQGIFLAKDARLALLTSYSEKNRKELEKIAWGFCRKIIEQLAKEDKAE from the coding sequence ATGATCCTTGAAATATCGAGCCACGGCTCAGTGCTGAAGCGCCAGAACGACCTGTTTGTCGTAAAAAACCAGGACGGCACATCGGAAATCCCTGCAGAAAAAGTCGATGCAATAATGGTAAGTGCCAATGTACTCATCAGTTCGCAGGCAGTAAAACTGTGCATCGAGAAGAACATCCAGCTGGTGGTGGCCGACTGGGCGGGCAGGCCCATGGCCCGGCTATGGACAAGCACGGCCGGCAAGAGCACGGAACTGCGCAGGAAGCAGTACGTCAATCAAGAGACACCGATGGCAGTCCAGCTCTCGCTTGAATTGGTCCGAGCAAAGCTGAAAGGACAGAGAGAATTTTTGCTGGACCTGAAAAACAACAGGAAGGCCGAAGTCCCGGAAATCACCCGCGCCATCGCAGTCATATCGGAGGCGCTTTTGCAGGTGGGCAAGCTTGCAATCGACGGGAGGACAAAACAAACGCTGCTTGGATTTGAAGGGACATCTGCATCAGCGTATTTCCGCGCGATCTCTGCTGTCCTGCCGGCCAAGTGGTCGTTTGAGCGCAGGAGCCAGTATCCTGCGCTGGACGGCTTTAACGCCCTGCTCAATTACGCGTATGGCATAGCCTACTCTGACGTTGAAAAGATAATCATCCTCTCAGGGCTTGACCCAAACGCCGGCTTTTACCATGCAGATTCTTACGGCAAGCCCACGCTGTCCTTTGACCTGATGGAGCCGGTGAGGCCGCTTGTAGACAGGACAGTCACGAGCCTGTTCAGCAAAAAGATGGTCTCGGAAAGCTGGTTTGAGGACCGGGACGGTCAGGGCATTTTCCTTGCCAAGGACGCCAGGCTGGCACTGCTGACATCCTATAGCGAGAAAAACAGGAAGGAGCTGGAAAAAATAGCTTGGGGGTTTTGCAGGAAGATAATAGAGCAACTTGCAAAAGAGGACAAGGCGGAATGA
- a CDS encoding helix-turn-helix domain-containing protein has translation MAVNLSNVEQAIIEELKISPEEARAYVAIVKTGKMDAARISKAVGISEKQALEVAKSLVGRGMVIEITATEFESLHPRFAVTNRYRRRCAEDSIPFKKNLRVDNIGIVLEKPFEDARTK, from the coding sequence ATGGCAGTCAACCTCTCTAACGTCGAGCAGGCCATAATAGAGGAGCTAAAGATAAGCCCGGAAGAAGCTAGAGCGTACGTCGCCATCGTAAAGACTGGCAAGATGGATGCTGCCCGGATATCAAAGGCAGTGGGCATTAGCGAGAAGCAGGCGCTGGAGGTTGCAAAATCCCTCGTCGGCCGCGGGATGGTGATCGAGATAACTGCCACAGAATTTGAGTCGCTGCACCCCCGCTTTGCAGTCACCAACCGCTACAGGCGCCGCTGCGCCGAGGACAGCATCCCGTTCAAGAAGAACCTGCGGGTTGACAACATCGGGATCGTGCTTGAAAAGCCGTTTGAGGATGCAAGGACTAAATAG
- the cas2 gene encoding CRISPR-associated endonuclease Cas2 has translation MKANSYYAIYDISDNLVRSNVIRILKNAGFVRIQKSAFCGTLVNQKKKDLLEDIKRVIKDEDSFYLILTCQQCFGRISVLGKGFDAQYATGKRPAEVL, from the coding sequence ATGAAGGCAAACTCGTACTATGCGATTTATGATATTTCTGACAACCTGGTGAGGAGCAACGTCATACGGATCTTGAAAAATGCCGGGTTTGTACGGATCCAGAAAAGCGCCTTTTGCGGCACACTCGTGAACCAGAAAAAGAAAGATCTCTTGGAGGACATCAAGCGGGTCATCAAAGACGAAGATTCCTTCTACCTCATCCTCACGTGCCAGCAGTGCTTTGGGAGGATTAGCGTACTGGGCAAGGGGTTTGACGCGCAGTATGCAACTGGCAAGAGGCCCGCTGAAGTACTATGA
- a CDS encoding ferritin-like domain-containing protein, translating to MGRTEKKILGKNAQVIIDTLKRAYSDEMRIFHYFWYVGINMEGIGLVTYAQALKTQATGELMHAELLANRISELGGRAPSNPTEWEKLSTIGTLDPAKHLTLRSALERAVKFEGKAVENYNALAKKALELGDFVTYNLATTVLADEVKDEQHTEDVLNSLEVK from the coding sequence ATGGGACGCACAGAGAAAAAGATCCTCGGCAAGAACGCGCAGGTAATAATCGACACCCTGAAGAGGGCGTACTCGGACGAGATGCGCATCTTCCACTACTTTTGGTACGTGGGCATCAACATGGAAGGGATAGGGCTTGTCACCTACGCGCAGGCGCTAAAGACGCAGGCAACGGGCGAGCTGATGCATGCAGAGCTCCTGGCAAACAGGATCTCCGAGCTTGGGGGCAGGGCGCCAAGCAACCCGACCGAGTGGGAGAAATTGAGCACGATTGGCACGCTCGATCCGGCAAAGCACCTGACACTAAGATCCGCGCTAGAGCGCGCCGTGAAATTCGAGGGCAAGGCGGTTGAAAACTATAACGCGCTTGCCAAAAAGGCGCTTGAGCTGGGCGATTTCGTGACGTACAACCTGGCCACTACCGTCCTTGCCGACGAGGTCAAGGACGAGCAGCACACCGAGGACGTCCTCAACTCGCTTGAAGTAAAGTAA
- the cas4 gene encoding CRISPR-associated protein Cas4, producing the protein MKDLITVTDVVENAFCPKFTYYSLVLGLRQYEEKRGTVLAGRALHTRSEKDNRDYLPKIGRGKKLVAFQLYSMRLGLSGKIDEAYETASEIVLVERKYSDFTVITDTLKTQVGLLSILLEENRNKRVARAFVVFQKSQRVVKEIELTQGLKDFALQKLESVKQILASGISPDVKYSSKCLDCTYKKVCPTGSLYRVP; encoded by the coding sequence ATGAAAGACCTGATAACCGTGACAGACGTGGTTGAAAACGCGTTCTGCCCGAAATTCACCTATTATTCGCTGGTCCTTGGTCTGCGTCAGTACGAAGAAAAGAGGGGGACCGTGCTTGCGGGCCGCGCTCTCCATACGCGGTCCGAGAAGGACAACCGCGACTATCTGCCAAAAATCGGCAGAGGGAAGAAACTGGTCGCTTTCCAGCTCTACTCCATGCGCCTTGGACTATCCGGCAAGATAGATGAAGCTTATGAAACCGCCAGCGAGATCGTGCTGGTCGAAAGGAAGTATTCTGATTTTACTGTGATTACCGACACTTTGAAAACGCAGGTGGGCCTGTTATCTATTCTGCTAGAAGAGAACCGTAACAAGCGGGTTGCCCGCGCTTTTGTTGTGTTCCAAAAATCCCAGCGAGTGGTAAAAGAGATTGAATTGACCCAGGGATTGAAAGATTTTGCGCTTCAAAAGCTAGAATCCGTAAAGCAGATACTGGCAAGTGGGATTAGCCCGGACGTGAAATATAGCAGCAAATGCCTTGACTGCACCTACAAGAAGGTGTGTCCCACTGGATCTTTATATAGGGTTCCATAA
- a CDS encoding zinc ribbon domain-containing protein, producing the protein MAEIECIAIAGVDRNLANVTYGNEEKIITFDASKAVQVAENTRSAIRSFKRNNARIRKNIAGKYGLRRKNRVNQLLHNVSKAIVQRAKEQKAAIVFEDITFIRRLYQRWNYQGRDHRGKMNSWPFHELKRQVEYKAAWAGVKVITLTKGQTRGTSQLCPRCGKRLQGAEHHDFVHRRQLWCQECNKWMDRDVVAAMNIAKKGADAFQRSKGLADEAMVQKPSSKEPAILKVDASKLSFCQQLSKVDRVAHQPET; encoded by the coding sequence GTGGCAGAGATTGAATGCATCGCGATAGCAGGGGTTGACAGGAACCTTGCAAACGTCACATATGGCAACGAGGAAAAGATAATCACCTTTGATGCATCGAAAGCCGTACAGGTAGCAGAAAACACGCGCTCTGCAATCCGCTCCTTCAAGCGCAACAATGCGAGGATAAGGAAAAACATAGCAGGCAAGTATGGCCTGCGCAGGAAAAACCGCGTTAACCAGCTATTGCACAATGTATCAAAAGCAATTGTACAGCGGGCAAAAGAACAGAAAGCGGCAATAGTTTTTGAGGATATAACCTTCATTCGCCGCCTATACCAGCGTTGGAATTACCAAGGCCGCGACCATCGAGGAAAGATGAACTCTTGGCCGTTCCACGAGCTGAAGAGGCAAGTAGAGTACAAGGCGGCTTGGGCAGGCGTTAAAGTAATAACACTAACGAAAGGTCAGACGAGAGGAACGTCGCAGCTCTGTCCTCGATGCGGAAAGAGACTCCAAGGGGCAGAGCATCACGATTTCGTCCACAGACGGCAATTATGGTGCCAAGAATGCAATAAGTGGATGGACCGTGACGTTGTAGCTGCGATGAACATAGCAAAGAAGGGCGCTGACGCGTTCCAGCGTTCAAAAGGGCTTGCAGATGAAGCAATGGTACAGAAACCCAGCAGCAAGGAGCCGGCAATTCTGAAAGTCGATGCAAGCAAGTTAAGTTTCTGTCAACAACTATCGAAAGTTGACAGGGTTGCTCATCAACCTGAGACTTGA
- a CDS encoding alpha/beta fold hydrolase, translating into MKESYASIGQVRVRYLEASIRRDDDALFPVSTSSIGRPKSGKQQQHRHQPPRHVLFIHGLGSSADRWLDIPDAMSLFGFHAVAIDLPGFGGSDKPPDMNYYTIENFAQAVAEFMHKIGIDDGKTSIVGHSLGGYVAAQLAIEQRGLVDKLVLVDSSGMLQGQTPLLRRYLDAAMNPSKQSVREVFEQLVANPTRIPEILVDGFIYRIQQPNAQLAFKSAYDNSTSTQIGIKRLKLIGQNNIPTLIIWGSEDKLIPQNTVKFSKRE; encoded by the coding sequence ATGAAGGAATCCTATGCGAGCATAGGCCAAGTACGAGTGAGGTACCTTGAGGCAAGCATCAGGAGGGATGATGATGCACTATTTCCTGTTTCTACTTCTTCTATTGGGAGACCCAAAAGCGGAAAACAACAGCAACATCGTCATCAACCTCCTCGGCACGTGCTGTTCATTCACGGTCTCGGGTCATCGGCAGATAGATGGCTTGATATTCCTGATGCAATGTCGCTCTTTGGTTTTCATGCAGTTGCCATAGACCTGCCCGGATTCGGAGGCAGCGACAAGCCCCCAGACATGAATTATTACACCATCGAGAATTTCGCGCAGGCCGTGGCAGAATTCATGCACAAAATTGGCATAGATGACGGGAAAACCAGCATTGTAGGCCATTCATTAGGAGGCTACGTAGCGGCGCAACTTGCAATAGAGCAAAGAGGCCTCGTTGACAAACTGGTCTTGGTGGACTCCTCGGGAATGCTGCAAGGTCAAACACCTCTGCTTAGGAGGTACCTTGACGCTGCAATGAACCCTTCAAAACAATCTGTCAGGGAGGTGTTCGAGCAGCTGGTGGCAAACCCGACTAGAATTCCCGAGATATTGGTCGATGGCTTTATCTACAGAATACAACAGCCAAATGCGCAACTTGCCTTCAAGTCGGCTTACGACAACAGCACAAGCACGCAAATAGGAATCAAGAGGCTAAAGCTGATCGGTCAAAACAACATCCCGACGCTGATTATCTGGGGAAGCGAGGACAAGCTGATCCCCCAGAATACTGTCAAATTTTCAAAGAGGGAATAA
- a CDS encoding adenine phosphoribosyltransferase: MVAKLNLDRIIGKHQDFPKPGILFRDINPVFRNPDALKFIASEFSRKFSKTRYDATAGIESRGFVVATAVGMKAGKGVIMIRKVGKLPGPTIKKSYDIEYGNATMELQTDAVKKGQRVLIVDDLIATGGTAVAAAQLVEELGGKVAGFGFVIELAGLKGADRLRQMGYRVESLVVYD; the protein is encoded by the coding sequence GTGGTGGCCAAGCTAAACCTCGACAGGATAATCGGCAAGCATCAGGACTTTCCAAAACCAGGCATACTTTTCCGCGACATCAATCCTGTTTTTCGGAACCCCGACGCCCTCAAGTTCATTGCAAGCGAGTTTTCCCGCAAGTTTTCAAAGACGAGGTACGACGCTACTGCCGGCATCGAATCCAGGGGCTTTGTCGTCGCGACGGCGGTTGGCATGAAGGCGGGCAAGGGCGTGATAATGATAAGAAAGGTAGGCAAGCTTCCCGGCCCCACCATCAAGAAATCGTACGACATTGAATATGGCAACGCCACGATGGAGCTGCAGACAGACGCGGTGAAAAAGGGTCAAAGGGTCTTGATAGTCGACGACCTGATTGCGACCGGCGGCACTGCCGTCGCGGCTGCGCAGCTGGTGGAAGAACTTGGAGGCAAGGTCGCGGGCTTTGGTTTTGTAATAGAGCTGGCAGGATTAAAGGGCGCCGACAGGCTGCGCCAGATGGGCTACAGGGTAGAGTCTCTGGTGGTGTACGACTAG
- a CDS encoding PfkB family carbohydrate kinase, whose protein sequence is MLTVFGTMALDTTRTPFRVEERILGGAATFASLSAGMFARTGMVAAIGEDMPLANIEAVRSKGVDTKGIVTVRGGKCFHYDSEFDYNLSSRTTLKTELNVIADFDPVIPEEYVKSEYVYLANNDPRQNMKILRHFEKPKLVVCDTIEYWIQTARDDVVKMIGKTDGVVINDSEARLLCNEVNIAKCARQIMSFGPRFAIIKKGEHGAVLFTREGEVFPAAAFFLDEISDPTGAGDSFAGGFLGHIARKDKIDFRTMKEAVIYGNVMGSFAVEDFGVRRLLAITKDDVEERYEKYRNLVQF, encoded by the coding sequence GTGCTGACCGTCTTTGGCACGATGGCCCTTGACACCACGCGCACGCCATTCCGGGTGGAAGAAAGGATACTTGGCGGAGCCGCGACTTTTGCCTCGCTGTCGGCAGGCATGTTTGCCCGGACCGGGATGGTCGCCGCCATCGGGGAGGACATGCCCCTTGCCAACATCGAGGCGGTCAGGTCAAAGGGTGTCGACACAAAAGGCATCGTGACAGTCAGGGGCGGCAAGTGCTTCCACTATGATTCAGAGTTTGACTATAATTTATCGAGCAGGACGACTCTAAAGACAGAGCTGAACGTCATTGCCGATTTCGACCCCGTCATCCCGGAGGAATACGTAAAATCAGAGTACGTCTACCTTGCAAACAATGACCCGCGGCAGAACATGAAGATACTTCGCCATTTTGAAAAGCCCAAGCTGGTGGTCTGCGACACGATAGAGTACTGGATCCAGACGGCAAGGGACGACGTCGTCAAGATGATCGGAAAAACAGACGGCGTCGTGATAAACGACAGCGAGGCGCGCCTCCTCTGCAACGAGGTCAACATCGCAAAATGCGCAAGGCAGATAATGTCATTCGGGCCGAGGTTTGCGATAATAAAAAAGGGCGAGCACGGCGCCGTGCTCTTTACCAGAGAAGGCGAAGTGTTCCCTGCGGCTGCATTTTTCCTCGACGAAATCTCCGACCCGACTGGCGCCGGCGACTCTTTTGCCGGCGGTTTTCTGGGCCACATTGCCCGCAAGGACAAGATTGATTTCCGCACGATGAAGGAGGCGGTGATATACGGCAACGTCATGGGCTCTTTTGCGGTGGAGGACTTTGGAGTCAGGAGGCTTCTTGCCATAACGAAAGACGACGTCGAGGAACGGTACGAAAAGTACCGCAACTTGGTGCAATTCTGA
- a CDS encoding S-methyl-5'-thioadenosine phosphorylase, with protein sequence MEKADIGIIGGTGVYDSGLFSDKKEVKVHTPYGEPSDLITIGEYAGRKVAFLPRHGRGHRIPPHRINFRANIWALKQLGVKRIIAPSAVGSLGFDYKPGHVALPDQFIDFTKKREYTFYDGGQVAHVSMADPFCPEIRDVAAKVIEKLKFPFQPRATYVCIEGPRFSTRAESKFFRDVMKADIIGMTLVPEVTLAREAEICYLSVATVTDYDVWAEIPVTSKEIIETLHKNVEKTKKLVAELIPAVPMERAKCACGNALEGSLL encoded by the coding sequence ATGGAAAAGGCAGACATTGGCATCATCGGGGGCACGGGCGTCTATGATTCAGGACTTTTCAGCGACAAAAAAGAGGTCAAGGTGCACACGCCGTACGGCGAGCCCTCCGACCTCATCACGATAGGCGAGTACGCGGGCAGGAAGGTTGCGTTCCTGCCAAGGCACGGCAGGGGCCACAGGATACCTCCCCACAGGATCAATTTCCGGGCCAACATCTGGGCGCTAAAGCAACTTGGCGTCAAGCGCATAATCGCGCCTTCGGCGGTCGGGAGCCTCGGCTTTGACTACAAGCCCGGCCACGTCGCGCTTCCCGACCAGTTCATCGACTTTACCAAGAAAAGAGAATACACGTTTTACGACGGCGGGCAGGTGGCGCATGTCTCGATGGCAGACCCGTTCTGCCCCGAGATCCGCGACGTCGCGGCAAAAGTAATCGAGAAACTGAAATTCCCGTTCCAGCCAAGGGCGACGTACGTCTGCATCGAAGGCCCGCGCTTTTCAACCCGGGCAGAATCAAAATTTTTCCGCGACGTCATGAAGGCCGACATCATCGGCATGACGCTCGTGCCAGAAGTCACACTTGCGCGCGAGGCCGAAATTTGCTATCTCTCGGTGGCGACCGTCACCGACTATGACGTCTGGGCAGAGATACCTGTTACATCAAAAGAGATCATCGAGACGCTCCACAAGAACGTGGAAAAGACGAAAAAGCTCGTTGCAGAGCTGATACCGGCCGTGCCGATGGAACGCGCGAAATGCGCCTGCGGAAACGCGCTCGAAGGCTCGCTACTCTGA
- a CDS encoding CRISPR-associated endonuclease Cas6, with translation MDKIEVCYAYIEVPDASTISAVALRGFLGYLFVEDTEFHHHSDSPYHYPLVQYKKVRGRLMVMGLKDYAEVVCRKMSTLDHITTPNGRINVQSVDLVTDSFSVKEETRIRFRFATPWIALNEENYQKFRNLESAKKKAFLEKILVGNVLSAIKGLSVFAKFKVTADLETFRPQRVFVHENQFQAFRASFTTNVNLPRFFGLGKSVSKGFGAIESS, from the coding sequence ATGGATAAAATAGAGGTCTGCTATGCATACATCGAAGTCCCGGACGCAAGTACCATATCCGCAGTCGCGCTGAGGGGTTTTCTAGGGTACCTGTTCGTGGAGGACACGGAATTCCACCACCACTCTGACAGCCCCTACCACTATCCACTAGTCCAGTACAAGAAGGTGCGCGGCCGGCTCATGGTGATGGGCCTCAAGGACTATGCAGAGGTGGTATGTCGCAAAATGTCCACCCTCGATCATATAACCACGCCAAACGGCAGGATAAACGTGCAGAGCGTGGACCTTGTGACCGACTCGTTTTCTGTAAAAGAAGAAACACGGATAAGGTTTCGATTCGCCACCCCCTGGATAGCCCTCAACGAGGAAAACTACCAGAAATTCAGGAACCTTGAAAGCGCCAAGAAAAAGGCGTTCCTTGAAAAGATACTGGTGGGAAATGTCCTTAGCGCCATCAAGGGGCTGTCGGTGTTTGCAAAGTTCAAGGTGACTGCTGACCTTGAAACCTTCCGGCCTCAAAGGGTATTTGTACACGAGAACCAATTTCAGGCTTTTCGGGCTTCGTTTACAACGAACGTGAATCTTCCACGTTTCTTTGGCCTAGGCAAGAGCGTCTCAAAGGGTTTCGGAGCGATTGAAAGCTCATGA
- a CDS encoding 4-hydroxyphenylacetate 3-hydroxylase family protein: protein MPIKNGAEYVESLRGRKLKVYLFGQLVKEPVDHPMIRPSINAVAATYDLANAEPEMAGAKSSISGLQVNRFLHIAESAEDLVNQNRMQRRLGQLTGTCFQRCVGMDALNSLYSTTYEVDQKYKTPYHARLKEFIKMIQRENYVIGGAMTDVKGDRSLSPSQQPDPDMFVHIVKRDKKGVYITGAKAHQTGCINSHWILVMPTMRLKAEDKDYAIVGAVPVDAPGITYIYGRQSCDTRSMEEGDIDAGNSKFGGQEAMIIFDNVFIPNELIFLDGEYDYAAMLVERFTCYHRRSYVCKTGLGDVLIGAAAAIADYNGVASASHIKDKLVEMTHLNETIFGAGIASSYMAHQTASGNWQCDDMLANVCKHNVTKFPYEISRLAQDIAGGLMVTLPSEKDFRGPETGPLLEKYLKGRKGVSTESRVRMLRLIENMTLGRNAVGYLTESMHGAGSPQAQRIQIARQMQLEYKKKLAKNLASVKEGETAEIAQENPEYFNKIFGVKKKGKQQ, encoded by the coding sequence ATGCCGATAAAGAACGGGGCTGAGTACGTAGAGAGCCTCAGGGGAAGGAAACTCAAAGTCTATCTTTTTGGACAGCTTGTAAAGGAGCCGGTGGACCATCCCATGATCCGCCCCTCCATTAACGCAGTGGCCGCCACGTACGACCTTGCAAACGCCGAGCCAGAGATGGCGGGAGCCAAGTCGTCGATATCCGGCCTGCAGGTAAACAGGTTCCTCCACATCGCGGAAAGCGCCGAGGACCTTGTGAACCAGAACAGGATGCAGAGGAGGCTTGGCCAGCTGACGGGCACCTGCTTCCAGCGCTGCGTCGGCATGGACGCCCTTAACTCACTGTATTCCACTACCTACGAAGTCGACCAAAAGTACAAAACGCCATACCACGCGCGCCTGAAGGAGTTCATCAAGATGATCCAGCGCGAGAACTATGTCATCGGGGGCGCCATGACGGACGTCAAGGGCGACAGGAGCCTCTCGCCGTCGCAGCAGCCCGACCCGGACATGTTCGTGCACATCGTCAAGAGGGACAAAAAGGGCGTCTACATCACCGGTGCCAAGGCGCACCAGACCGGCTGCATCAACTCGCACTGGATACTCGTCATGCCCACCATGCGCCTGAAAGCGGAGGACAAGGACTATGCCATAGTCGGCGCAGTCCCGGTCGACGCCCCGGGCATCACGTACATCTATGGCAGGCAGTCGTGCGACACAAGGTCGATGGAAGAAGGCGACATTGACGCCGGCAACAGCAAGTTCGGAGGTCAGGAGGCCATGATAATATTCGACAACGTGTTCATTCCAAACGAGCTCATCTTTCTGGACGGCGAGTACGACTATGCAGCAATGCTGGTCGAGCGCTTTACCTGCTACCACAGGCGCTCGTATGTCTGCAAGACTGGCCTTGGCGACGTGCTGATAGGCGCCGCGGCGGCAATCGCGGACTATAACGGGGTCGCAAGCGCCTCGCACATCAAGGACAAGCTTGTGGAGATGACGCACCTCAATGAGACGATATTCGGCGCAGGCATTGCATCTTCGTACATGGCCCACCAGACGGCGTCTGGAAACTGGCAGTGCGACGACATGCTGGCCAACGTCTGCAAGCACAACGTGACGAAATTCCCCTACGAGATAAGCAGGCTGGCACAGGACATCGCCGGCGGCCTCATGGTGACGCTCCCGTCGGAAAAGGACTTTCGCGGGCCCGAGACTGGCCCCCTGCTTGAGAAGTACCTGAAAGGACGCAAGGGCGTCTCGACCGAGAGCAGGGTGAGGATGCTCCGCCTTATTGAAAACATGACGCTTGGCCGGAACGCGGTGGGATACCTCACAGAGTCGATGCACGGCGCCGGCTCGCCGCAGGCGCAGCGCATCCAGATCGCAAGGCAGATGCAGCTGGAATACAAGAAAAAGCTTGCCAAGAACCTTGCAAGCGTCAAGGAAGGCGAGACTGCCGAGATAGCGCAGGAAAACCCGGAATACTTCAACAAGATATTCGGGGTCAAGAAGAAGGGCAAACAGCAGTAG